A window from Pseudobutyrivibrio ruminis HUN009 encodes these proteins:
- a CDS encoding OPT family oligopeptide transporter, translated as MNQEFKPYVPADKVTPEMTPTSIIMGLLLAVIFGAANAYLGLRVGMTVSASIPAAVISMAVIRVILKKDSILESNMVQTIGSAGESLAAGAIFTMPALFLWAKEGVMETPSLVTITVIALFGGLLGVFFMVPLRSALIVQEHGVLPYPEGTACAEVLLAGEEGGSSAKSVFIGMGIGAVVKLLVDGFCAIQGVVTIKLDALKTELSAEVYPALVSVGYICGPRISAYMFAGGVIGWFVLIPAIVTFGGDIVMYPASVSVAELYATGGASAIWASYIKYIGAGAVASAGIISLIKTLPLIVKTFMDSIKSIKNAGTTTNERTALDMDIRFVLGAIVVLILAIWLVPAVPVSLLGAIIIVVFGFFFSAVSSRMVGLVGSSNNPVSGMTIATILIATICLKVAGDTGAHGMQGAIAIGSIICIAACMAGDTSQDLKTGYILGATPKKQQYGEIMGTIAAALAIGGVMILLNSAYGFGTDALAAPQATMMKMIIEGVMNGNLPWALIFIGAFISIAIEILGIGALPVAIGLYLPLELSATIMLGGLVRLFADKKYGAEKDESGKGILFCSGLIAGEGIVGVLLAIFAVVGLLDKMNLSSVIPSGNVQAFILLALVVAAVWYAANGKKNEK; from the coding sequence ATGAATCAGGAATTCAAACCTTACGTTCCTGCAGACAAAGTAACTCCAGAGATGACTCCTACTTCTATTATTATGGGTCTTCTTCTTGCTGTTATCTTCGGTGCAGCGAACGCTTACTTGGGACTTAGAGTTGGTATGACAGTATCCGCTTCTATCCCAGCAGCTGTTATTTCTATGGCAGTTATCCGTGTTATCTTAAAGAAGGACTCAATCCTTGAAAGTAACATGGTACAGACTATCGGTTCAGCCGGTGAGTCTCTTGCTGCAGGTGCAATCTTTACAATGCCTGCACTTTTCCTTTGGGCAAAGGAAGGCGTTATGGAAACACCTTCACTTGTTACAATCACTGTAATCGCGTTATTCGGTGGTTTACTTGGAGTATTCTTCATGGTTCCACTTCGTAGCGCACTTATCGTTCAGGAGCATGGTGTTCTCCCTTATCCAGAAGGAACTGCTTGTGCAGAGGTTCTTCTTGCAGGAGAAGAGGGTGGCTCATCTGCTAAGTCCGTTTTCATTGGTATGGGAATCGGTGCTGTGGTAAAGCTCCTTGTAGATGGATTCTGTGCTATCCAGGGTGTTGTTACTATCAAGCTTGATGCTTTAAAGACAGAGCTTTCTGCAGAAGTTTATCCAGCTCTTGTTTCAGTTGGTTATATCTGCGGTCCTCGTATTTCAGCTTACATGTTCGCCGGTGGTGTAATCGGATGGTTCGTTCTTATTCCAGCCATCGTTACATTTGGTGGTGACATCGTTATGTACCCAGCTAGCGTTTCTGTTGCAGAGCTTTATGCTACTGGCGGCGCTTCAGCTATCTGGGCAAGCTACATTAAATACATTGGTGCAGGTGCCGTTGCTTCTGCTGGTATCATCAGCCTTATCAAGACACTTCCACTTATCGTTAAGACATTTATGGATTCTATCAAGAGCATCAAGAATGCTGGTACTACTACAAACGAGAGAACTGCTCTTGATATGGACATAAGATTTGTACTTGGTGCTATCGTAGTACTTATCCTTGCTATCTGGCTTGTACCTGCTGTACCAGTTTCATTACTTGGTGCTATTATCATCGTAGTATTCGGTTTCTTCTTCAGTGCCGTTTCTTCACGTATGGTTGGTCTTGTAGGTAGCTCAAACAACCCTGTTTCAGGTATGACAATTGCTACTATCCTTATCGCTACAATCTGCTTAAAGGTTGCTGGTGATACAGGTGCTCACGGTATGCAGGGTGCTATCGCAATCGGTTCTATCATCTGTATCGCAGCTTGTATGGCTGGTGATACTTCACAGGATCTTAAGACAGGTTACATTCTTGGTGCTACACCTAAGAAGCAGCAGTACGGTGAAATCATGGGTACTATCGCAGCAGCTCTTGCAATCGGTGGTGTTATGATTCTTCTTAACTCTGCTTATGGCTTCGGTACAGATGCTCTTGCGGCTCCACAGGCTACAATGATGAAGATGATTATCGAAGGTGTTATGAATGGAAACCTTCCATGGGCACTTATCTTTATCGGTGCTTTCATCTCAATCGCTATTGAAATTCTTGGAATTGGTGCACTTCCAGTTGCTATCGGTCTTTACCTTCCACTTGAGCTTTCAGCTACAATCATGCTCGGTGGTCTTGTAAGACTTTTCGCAGACAAGAAGTATGGTGCAGAGAAGGACGAAAGCGGAAAGGGTATCCTCTTCTGTTCAGGACTTATCGCTGGTGAAGGTATCGTAGGTGTATTACTTGCTATCTTCGCTGTAGTAGGCCTTCTCGACAAGATGAACCTTTCAAGCGTTATCCCATCAGGTAACGTTCAGGCATTCATCCTTTTAGCTCTTGTAGTTGCTGCAGTTTGGTATGCTGCTAATGGAAAGAAAAATGAGAAATAA
- a CDS encoding ABC transporter substrate-binding protein translates to MKKKVLSMMLSMVMATAMLVGCGASSDNNETIKEEETAAGAEGQVYKVGIVQYVDDASLNQIVANLESQLDLLAKENGCTFEYEDYYYNGNADSTTINQIVTELINDEVDVIVPIATPTAMICQAATEDNQIPVVFAAVSDPEAAGLVESNDAPGANVTGTSDALNTEAVLDLMLAQNRDLNKVGLLYDKGQDSSAGPIKDAKKYLEAAGIEYVEKTGNTNDEVMLAADALVAEGVEAVFTPTDNTIMTAELGIYEKFIEAGIPHYCGADSFALNGAYLGYGVNYATLGQETANMVAEILVEGKDPATLPVKTLDNGTATVNTETAAALNLDYDKLRDMCDGLVEVQTAEEFD, encoded by the coding sequence ATGAAAAAGAAAGTCTTATCTATGATGTTAAGTATGGTTATGGCTACTGCAATGCTAGTTGGTTGTGGTGCATCTTCAGATAATAATGAGACTATCAAAGAAGAGGAAACTGCAGCCGGAGCTGAGGGGCAGGTTTATAAGGTTGGTATTGTTCAGTATGTAGACGATGCTTCTTTAAATCAGATTGTAGCCAACCTTGAGTCACAGCTTGATTTGCTTGCCAAGGAAAACGGATGCACATTTGAGTACGAAGACTACTATTATAATGGCAATGCAGATTCAACCACAATCAACCAGATTGTTACTGAGCTTATCAATGACGAGGTTGATGTGATTGTACCAATCGCTACTCCTACAGCAATGATTTGCCAGGCAGCAACAGAGGATAATCAGATTCCAGTGGTATTTGCAGCTGTATCAGATCCAGAGGCAGCAGGCCTTGTAGAGAGCAATGACGCACCAGGTGCAAATGTTACAGGTACATCAGACGCATTAAACACAGAAGCAGTTCTAGACTTAATGCTTGCACAGAATAGAGACTTGAATAAAGTAGGTTTACTTTATGATAAGGGGCAGGATTCATCAGCAGGACCAATCAAGGATGCAAAGAAGTACCTTGAGGCTGCTGGTATTGAATATGTTGAAAAGACAGGAAACACTAATGATGAAGTTATGCTTGCTGCAGATGCACTTGTTGCAGAAGGTGTAGAAGCTGTTTTCACACCAACTGACAACACTATCATGACAGCAGAGCTTGGAATCTATGAGAAGTTTATTGAAGCTGGAATCCCACATTACTGTGGTGCTGATTCATTCGCTCTTAATGGTGCTTACCTTGGCTATGGTGTAAACTATGCGACACTTGGACAGGAGACTGCAAACATGGTTGCAGAAATTCTTGTAGAGGGTAAAGATCCAGCAACACTTCCAGTTAAGACTCTTGATAATGGAACAGCTACTGTTAACACTGAAACAGCAGCAGCTCTTAATCTAGATTATGATAAGCTTCGCGATATGTGCGATGGATTAGTTGAAGTGCAGACAGCGGAGGAATTTGATTAA
- a CDS encoding ABC transporter permease, translated as MSSIFTVSIFQSALELGCIYALVALALFISFTILNIADLTTDGCFTLGCAVGAMVTLAGHPFLALFAAMVAGAMAGFVTAFLQTKLGVESILAGIIVNTGLYTINIAVMGFSSIANLFGCDTLFSIGKDTLGSTFIGDWYKVILVALIVAVISSILWWFLGTTLGMSIRATGDNADMVKSSSINPTFTITVGLCLANSLTGLSGALIAQYQKSADINIGTGMVTIALASLIIGQTLIGNKGSMLRRILGTILGSVLYRFIVAIALRLSVPAEALKLVSALIVAIAIAAPYVRKKVALKKREFANYRGSARGEVK; from the coding sequence ATGTCTAGTATTTTTACAGTGTCGATTTTTCAAAGTGCTTTAGAACTAGGGTGTATATACGCCCTAGTTGCTTTGGCACTTTTTATTTCTTTTACAATACTTAATATTGCAGATTTGACAACAGATGGATGTTTCACATTAGGCTGTGCGGTTGGTGCCATGGTCACTTTAGCTGGACATCCATTTCTTGCACTATTTGCTGCCATGGTGGCAGGTGCAATGGCGGGTTTTGTTACAGCATTTTTGCAGACAAAGCTTGGAGTAGAATCAATTCTTGCTGGTATCATTGTCAATACCGGCTTATACACAATAAATATTGCTGTTATGGGATTTTCCTCTATAGCAAACCTCTTTGGATGCGATACTTTATTTTCCATAGGAAAGGATACTCTTGGTAGCACCTTTATTGGAGACTGGTATAAGGTCATTTTGGTGGCCCTTATTGTGGCAGTGATATCTTCTATTTTATGGTGGTTTTTAGGTACCACTTTAGGTATGTCGATTCGTGCCACAGGTGACAATGCAGATATGGTCAAATCTTCATCTATCAATCCTACATTTACAATCACAGTTGGACTTTGTCTTGCAAACTCACTTACTGGCCTTTCTGGAGCATTGATTGCTCAGTATCAAAAGTCAGCAGACATTAATATTGGAACAGGAATGGTGACAATAGCCCTTGCTTCACTTATCATTGGTCAAACTTTGATTGGAAATAAGGGAAGTATGCTTCGTAGAATTTTAGGTACTATTTTAGGATCTGTGCTTTATCGTTTTATTGTTGCAATAGCGCTCCGTCTTTCTGTACCAGCAGAGGCATTAAAGCTTGTATCAGCACTTATTGTTGCTATTGCTATTGCGGCTCCTTATGTAAGGAAAAAGGTTGCCCTTAAAAAGAGAGAGTTTGCAAACTATAGAGGAAGTGCTAGGGGGGAGGTAAAGTAA
- a CDS encoding ABC transporter ATP-binding protein, with the protein MLKIDNISKTFNPGTVNEKAALTNLSLELKDGDFATIVGSNGAGKSTMFNAIAGTFIVDEGNIYLDDEDITFKKEYMRSRVIGHLFQDPLKGTAPNMTIEENMALAYLRASHSSGKLFSRISAKDKSRFREQLSLLGMGLEDRMKQPVGLLSGGQRQALTLLMATFVTPKLLLLDEHTAALDPATAEKVLDLTKSIVKEQGITCLMVTHNMHQALEVGNRTLMMNAGHIVFDTSGEERSKLTVADLLEKFKTGAGEELDNDRVLLS; encoded by the coding sequence ATGCTAAAAATTGATAATATCTCTAAAACCTTCAACCCTGGTACAGTTAATGAAAAGGCTGCACTCACAAATCTTTCTTTAGAGCTGAAAGATGGAGATTTTGCTACAATCGTTGGTTCAAACGGAGCAGGTAAATCAACAATGTTTAATGCCATTGCCGGCACATTTATTGTTGATGAAGGCAATATCTATTTGGACGATGAGGATATCACTTTCAAAAAGGAATATATGCGAAGCAGAGTCATCGGCCATCTTTTCCAGGACCCTTTAAAGGGAACTGCTCCAAATATGACCATCGAAGAAAACATGGCTTTGGCATATCTTCGTGCTTCTCATTCTTCAGGAAAACTCTTTTCTCGTATCAGTGCAAAAGATAAATCTCGATTTAGAGAACAATTATCCTTGCTTGGAATGGGACTAGAGGATAGAATGAAACAGCCGGTTGGTTTGCTTTCAGGTGGACAAAGACAAGCTCTTACACTTTTAATGGCTACATTTGTTACTCCAAAGCTATTGCTATTAGATGAGCACACCGCGGCCCTTGACCCAGCCACAGCAGAAAAGGTTTTGGACCTTACAAAATCTATTGTTAAGGAACAGGGAATAACTTGTCTGATGGTTACTCACAACATGCATCAGGCACTTGAGGTTGGAAATCGTACCCTGATGATGAATGCAGGACACATTGTCTTTGACACCTCTGGAGAGGAACGTTCAAAGCTTACAGTTGCAGACCTTTTGGAGAAGTTCAAAACTGGAGCTGGGGAAGAATTAGACAATGATAGGGTTTTACTTTCATAA
- a CDS encoding aspartate kinase, translating to MKKVVKFGGSSLADAGQFKKVGDIIRADENRVFVVPSAPGKRNSKDTKVTDMLIATYEAAKAGKDVTENLAAIKARYDEIITGLDLKGFSLDEDFKKIAADIKEDLSLDYLASRGEFLNGKIMAEYLGYDFIDAKDVIFFNEEGQLNAYKTEKTMSKALEEHPHAVIPGFYGCGKDGKVKTFSRGGSDVTGSIVAGAAKVDVYENWTDVSGFLICDPRIVKNPVAMQTITYRELRELSYMGASVLHEDAIFPVRSAGIPINIKNTNKPDDEGTWIVESTGQRNEYVITGIAGKKGFCTVLITKSLMNSEVGFCRKALQAFEDNGICIEHMPSGIDTMTVVVHEDEFINKEQAVVSAIHRNCSPDSIEIESDLALIAVVGRGMKNTRGTAGRIFAALSHAHVNVRMIDQGSSELNIIIGVENADFEAAVKAIYDIFVTTKL from the coding sequence ATGAAAAAGGTAGTTAAATTTGGCGGAAGTTCATTAGCTGATGCAGGTCAGTTTAAGAAGGTTGGGGACATCATCCGCGCAGACGAAAACAGGGTATTTGTAGTTCCATCTGCACCAGGAAAGAGAAACAGCAAGGATACAAAAGTTACAGATATGCTTATTGCTACTTATGAAGCAGCAAAGGCAGGCAAGGATGTTACAGAAAACCTTGCAGCAATTAAGGCGAGATACGATGAAATCATTACAGGTCTGGACTTAAAAGGCTTTTCTCTTGATGAGGATTTCAAAAAGATTGCCGCTGATATTAAAGAAGACCTTTCATTAGACTATTTAGCAAGCCGTGGAGAGTTCCTTAACGGCAAGATTATGGCAGAATATTTAGGCTATGATTTCATCGATGCAAAGGATGTTATTTTCTTCAACGAAGAAGGACAGCTTAACGCATATAAAACAGAAAAGACAATGTCAAAGGCCCTTGAGGAACATCCACATGCTGTTATTCCAGGCTTCTACGGATGCGGTAAAGATGGCAAAGTTAAGACTTTCTCACGCGGTGGTTCTGATGTTACTGGCTCAATCGTTGCAGGTGCTGCAAAGGTTGATGTATATGAGAACTGGACTGATGTTTCAGGTTTCTTGATTTGCGACCCTCGTATTGTAAAGAATCCAGTTGCAATGCAGACAATCACATATCGTGAGCTTCGCGAGCTTTCATACATGGGTGCTTCAGTTCTCCATGAAGATGCTATTTTCCCAGTTCGCTCAGCAGGTATTCCTATCAATATCAAGAACACAAACAAGCCAGATGACGAAGGTACATGGATTGTAGAAAGCACTGGACAGCGCAATGAATATGTCATCACAGGTATTGCTGGTAAGAAGGGCTTCTGTACAGTTCTTATTACTAAGTCACTTATGAACTCTGAGGTAGGTTTCTGTAGAAAGGCTCTTCAGGCGTTTGAGGACAATGGAATTTGTATCGAGCATATGCCTTCAGGTATCGATACTATGACTGTAGTTGTTCACGAGGATGAGTTCATCAATAAGGAGCAGGCTGTTGTTTCAGCTATTCACAGAAACTGTTCACCAGATTCAATCGAAATCGAATCCGACCTTGCACTTATCGCAGTTGTAGGTCGTGGTATGAAAAACACTCGTGGTACTGCCGGCAGAATCTTTGCAGCACTTAGCCATGCTCATGTAAATGTTCGCATGATTGATCAGGGTTCTTCAGAGCTTAATATCATAATTGGTGTGGAAAATGCAGATTTTGAAGCAGCAGTTAAAGCTATCTACGATATTTTTGTAACTACAAAGTTATAA
- a CDS encoding starch-binding protein, translated as MKRMGKVTKRIVTVCIAFAMLLGLPGANLAMLSENGLNTVQAASKVSRESVHDGAILHAFCWNFNTIKENMADIAAAGYTAVQTSPINDCLSTEPGLTLYSDSGKWYYHYQPTDWVIGNYQLGTRDEFKAMCETADEYGIAVIVDIDPNHTTPLFSEISQDYLDAVGASYDDVTNLYHINGSDVTRNIDYSDRVSVVYDPMGGLPDVDTESDAFQAYFYQFLADCINCGADGFRIDTAKHIALPDDGVPETYAGQEDRNDFYPNMKSYIDDLDNVDYDDLFVYGEVLQGDTDRLAAYQDMLGGTTASNYGAKIRSAVSSGSLSASKLESYGISDDTTTGTTYTADSDKLVTWVESHDNYINDKSYNTVDDTEVILGWAIIASREAGTPLFFSRPNNSSAENPWGDNVLGAAGSDLYKDPQVVAVNKFRTAMTGEDEYLRNPNGNNSVLMVERGTKGAVIINGSDESFDLESETNLADGTYVNSVEGEDGIFTVQDGVISGKISAKSVVVLDEATDGEYSTLFFFNSKQWSTVSAIVDGNTYDCDSTGDGWWKVTIPSEEFEVVFTDGTSKSDKFSITSTSGKYLTGENSNCYMTKAEAEKAIGVVTTSVYFYNTEEWSTVKAYAWLDGGAQIFGGWPGATAKSEGDYWWRVDVKLMSDDDFSIIFNNGSGAQTVDIKISDKTKTYIALDGGSSNGNLTVGLYSSKDEAMDATGIYPDKTTVYFYNTKGWETVGVYTWGAVSLGDWPGEKATYDGDDWWKMTINAAPGDDFNIIFNDMGNGGQTGDLKVTSIKNVYFWGSNAYGSKKEAEAAAKAASEREAEEVEEEDGYTLVYFYDENQWDDVYVYAWGGNYNNCIGDWPGTQMTFIGDNWYAANVLTEAIENTDLHLIFNNGNGTQLADNVMTDKTKLYFASRSTDAFSSKDEVMELVGKTTEEDDDDDDVTYKDVEEETEVADGMVRVYYQLSSDWDSDVYMYAWLKQADGTSAGLLPLGDWPGTKMTHIGKGWHYVDIPEEYWNMRGESEKLSEDEEDVEEEEPTEVDEDNEDIEEELPEESSDEEFDEEVDEDAVAQQEEAVDEDADAQEEEAEDEDADTQEDEAEDEGLTIASNNVYVVGATGYTLKLIINDNGIHQQIDDAETVVTTSRPSDKELGKTTEATDDNKEENNTSNNESSTSTGQTSSSSSSSQASSNTTSSSTSSTSVSASTSTDETAATDTTTTDNIATADSESETSNEKTTVKKTASNATKESTKDTTSDDSNTTALTATTEEADSNTDSQSIQDAETPAAATETESGNTAVVIVLIVVMIAFAGGGAFVISQGGIARIFIKKK; from the coding sequence ATGAAAAGAATGGGGAAGGTGACAAAACGAATTGTCACAGTCTGCATTGCTTTTGCTATGTTACTAGGATTACCTGGTGCAAATCTAGCAATGCTATCAGAAAATGGCCTAAACACAGTTCAGGCCGCATCAAAGGTCAGCAGAGAGTCGGTTCACGACGGAGCTATTCTTCACGCATTTTGTTGGAATTTTAATACTATCAAGGAGAATATGGCAGATATTGCAGCTGCAGGATATACAGCTGTCCAAACATCACCTATTAATGATTGCCTGTCTACAGAGCCAGGTCTTACTTTGTATAGTGATTCTGGTAAGTGGTATTACCATTATCAGCCTACTGATTGGGTTATTGGAAACTACCAGCTTGGCACAAGGGATGAGTTTAAGGCTATGTGCGAAACAGCCGATGAATATGGAATCGCTGTAATAGTTGATATTGATCCAAATCATACAACACCTTTATTCTCAGAAATCAGCCAGGATTATCTTGATGCTGTAGGCGCAAGCTACGATGATGTAACTAATCTTTATCACATCAATGGCTCAGATGTAACAAGAAATATTGATTACAGTGATAGAGTGTCAGTTGTTTATGACCCAATGGGCGGTTTGCCAGATGTTGATACAGAAAGTGACGCTTTCCAGGCATATTTCTATCAGTTCTTAGCAGATTGTATTAATTGCGGTGCTGATGGATTCAGAATTGATACTGCAAAGCATATTGCACTTCCAGATGATGGAGTTCCAGAAACTTATGCAGGTCAAGAGGATAGAAATGATTTTTATCCAAATATGAAATCATATATCGATGATTTAGATAATGTAGATTATGATGATTTGTTTGTATATGGAGAAGTTCTTCAGGGCGATACAGACAGACTCGCAGCATATCAGGATATGCTTGGTGGAACTACAGCAAGCAACTATGGTGCTAAAATCAGAAGTGCTGTTTCATCAGGTTCACTTTCTGCAAGCAAACTAGAAAGCTATGGAATTAGCGATGATACAACTACAGGAACAACCTATACAGCCGATTCAGACAAGCTTGTTACCTGGGTTGAATCACACGACAACTACATAAATGACAAATCTTATAACACAGTTGATGACACAGAGGTAATCCTTGGTTGGGCTATAATTGCTTCAAGAGAGGCTGGAACACCACTGTTTTTCAGCCGACCAAATAATAGCTCTGCTGAAAATCCATGGGGAGATAATGTTCTAGGCGCAGCAGGTTCAGATTTATATAAAGATCCTCAGGTTGTTGCAGTTAATAAGTTTAGAACTGCCATGACAGGTGAGGATGAATACCTTAGAAATCCAAATGGAAATAATTCTGTTCTCATGGTTGAGAGAGGCACAAAGGGAGCAGTTATAATCAATGGCTCTGATGAATCATTTGATTTAGAGTCAGAGACAAATCTTGCAGATGGCACTTACGTCAATTCTGTAGAAGGTGAAGATGGTATCTTTACAGTCCAGGATGGCGTGATCTCCGGAAAAATTTCAGCTAAGTCAGTTGTTGTTCTTGATGAAGCAACTGATGGGGAGTATTCCACGCTATTCTTCTTTAACTCAAAACAGTGGTCTACTGTTAGCGCTATTGTTGATGGTAATACTTATGATTGTGATAGCACTGGTGATGGTTGGTGGAAAGTTACCATTCCATCGGAAGAATTCGAAGTAGTATTTACAGATGGAACAAGCAAATCAGATAAGTTTTCAATTACAAGTACTTCAGGAAAATATTTGACTGGAGAAAACAGCAATTGCTACATGACAAAGGCTGAGGCAGAAAAGGCAATTGGCGTTGTAACCACATCAGTGTATTTCTATAACACAGAGGAATGGTCAACAGTTAAAGCCTATGCTTGGCTGGATGGTGGTGCACAGATTTTTGGAGGATGGCCAGGAGCTACAGCTAAAAGTGAGGGAGACTATTGGTGGAGAGTTGATGTCAAGCTTATGAGCGATGATGATTTCTCTATCATATTTAATAACGGCTCTGGCGCACAGACTGTAGATATAAAGATTTCCGATAAGACAAAGACATATATCGCTTTAGATGGTGGTAGCAGTAATGGAAATCTTACAGTAGGTCTTTACAGTTCAAAGGATGAGGCTATGGATGCTACTGGAATTTATCCGGATAAGACTACTGTGTACTTCTATAACACAAAGGGCTGGGAGACAGTTGGAGTTTATACATGGGGTGCAGTAAGCCTTGGGGATTGGCCAGGCGAGAAGGCAACCTATGATGGCGATGATTGGTGGAAGATGACCATCAACGCGGCACCAGGTGATGACTTCAATATCATTTTTAATGACATGGGAAATGGTGGTCAGACTGGTGATTTAAAGGTTACAAGTATTAAAAATGTTTACTTCTGGGGCAGCAATGCCTATGGCTCTAAGAAAGAGGCTGAGGCGGCTGCCAAGGCAGCATCTGAGCGAGAAGCTGAAGAAGTTGAAGAAGAGGATGGATACACTCTAGTATATTTCTACGATGAAAATCAGTGGGATGATGTATATGTATATGCTTGGGGAGGCAATTACAACAATTGCATTGGAGATTGGCCAGGTACCCAGATGACATTTATTGGCGATAATTGGTACGCTGCTAATGTATTAACAGAAGCAATTGAAAACACTGATTTACACTTAATCTTCAATAATGGTAATGGAACACAGTTAGCTGACAATGTAATGACAGATAAGACAAAGCTTTACTTTGCATCAAGAAGCACTGATGCATTTTCTTCTAAAGATGAGGTTATGGAGCTAGTTGGAAAGACCACAGAAGAAGATGATGACGATGATGATGTTACATATAAAGATGTAGAGGAAGAGACGGAAGTTGCTGATGGCATGGTTCGTGTGTACTATCAGCTTAGCTCAGATTGGGATAGCGATGTATATATGTATGCATGGCTGAAACAGGCTGATGGAACTAGTGCAGGCTTATTACCTTTAGGAGATTGGCCAGGAACCAAGATGACTCACATTGGAAAAGGTTGGCACTATGTAGATATTCCAGAGGAATACTGGAATATGCGCGGGGAGAGCGAAAAGTTGTCTGAAGATGAAGAAGATGTAGAAGAGGAAGAACCAACAGAGGTAGATGAAGACAACGAAGATATTGAAGAAGAGTTGCCAGAAGAGAGTAGTGATGAAGAATTTGATGAAGAAGTAGATGAGGATGCTGTTGCTCAACAGGAAGAAGCAGTAGATGAGGATGCTGATGCTCAAGAGGAAGAAGCAGAAGATGAGGATGCAGATACTCAAGAGGATGAAGCAGAAGATGAGGGGTTAACTATAGCAAGTAATAATGTGTATGTAGTAGGTGCAACAGGCTACACATTAAAGCTAATTATTAACGATAATGGAATTCATCAGCAGATTGACGACGCGGAGACTGTAGTAACAACTAGTCGTCCATCAGATAAAGAGCTTGGAAAGACAACAGAGGCCACAGATGACAATAAGGAAGAGAATAACACTTCTAATAATGAGAGCTCTACAAGTACCGGCCAGACAAGTTCATCATCAAGCTCAAGCCAGGCAAGCTCAAATACAACAAGTAGCTCAACCTCATCAACAAGTGTAAGTGCTTCTACAAGCACAGATGAAACAGCTGCTACAGATACTACAACTACAGACAATATAGCTACTGCAGACTCTGAGTCAGAAACTTCTAATGAGAAGACTACAGTTAAAAAGACTGCATCAAATGCTACTAAGGAATCAACAAAGGATACAACCTCAGATGATTCTAATACTACAGCTTTAACTGCAACTACAGAGGAAGCTGATAGCAACACAGATTCTCAGAGCATTCAGGATGCAGAAACACCAGCAGCAGCTACTGAAACAGAAAGTGGAAATACTGCAGTTGTTATAGTACTAATAGTAGTGATGATAGCATTTGCCGGTGGTGGAGCTTTTGTGATATCTCAGGGAGGAATAGCCAGAATTTTCATTAAGAAAAAATAA